A part of Fibrobacter sp. genomic DNA contains:
- a CDS encoding lauroyl acyltransferase, protein MENAKSYCDGIGAEFSECFADDMFKGIYWNAIDSYRGLARMKSVTDRIVFENEEIIRDAIAQGPIAAISIHQGSFELLHRSLCRYSNNVHLVTDTLGNGSLRKVIQELRSDPHLTEYSPDESRALIRNLFKVKKVMDGEPVSGNGILAMVFDQGKHTKGNKVKLFGQDSTLYLRLPELVNQMGAGIVTFRTFTEGGLRGKIVIRFEKYYPPKYDATISDAHKNSDAPLVESIAKEVETWIAENPAQWSWNYHGNFKA, encoded by the coding sequence TTGGAAAACGCAAAGTCATACTGCGACGGAATTGGCGCAGAGTTTAGCGAATGTTTCGCCGACGATATGTTCAAGGGAATCTACTGGAATGCCATCGATTCCTACCGCGGCCTGGCAAGAATGAAAAGCGTCACCGACCGCATCGTTTTTGAAAACGAGGAAATCATTCGGGATGCTATTGCACAGGGTCCCATCGCCGCCATCAGTATCCACCAAGGTTCCTTTGAATTGTTGCACCGCAGCCTCTGCCGCTACAGCAACAACGTACATCTTGTAACAGACACATTAGGCAACGGATCTCTTCGTAAAGTAATTCAGGAACTGCGCAGCGACCCCCATCTTACAGAATACAGTCCAGATGAATCCCGGGCTCTGATTCGCAACCTATTCAAAGTTAAGAAAGTAATGGATGGCGAACCAGTCAGTGGAAACGGCATCTTGGCCATGGTCTTTGATCAAGGCAAGCACACCAAGGGCAACAAGGTCAAGCTCTTTGGACAAGATTCCACGCTGTATTTAAGATTGCCGGAATTGGTGAACCAAATGGGCGCAGGCATTGTCACCTTCCGCACATTTACTGAAGGTGGATTGCGCGGAAAGATTGTCATCCGTTTTGAAAAATATTATCCACCCAAATACGACGCTACTATAAGCGACGCCCACAAAAATAGCGACGCCCCCTTGGTAGAGAGCATCGCTAAAGAAGTGGAAACCTGGATCGCCGAGAATCCCGCTCAATGGAGCTGGAACTACCACGGCAATTTCAAGGCCTAG
- a CDS encoding phospho-N-acetylmuramoyl-pentapeptide-transferase: MTSIDLFDGRLFRAGVAAMLSIIMVLAFMPIYIRKLQALDATSDFDKDGKTKSPPIMGGLLLVVVVEIVSLLVCKMNGYTISTLAVLGAFSAVGAIDDIAKVRAKRLVKLGKLKAAEYMDKADGISSSLRLFLYFLFSLVVAIFCYKFIPELKGDLTVPFFPHDVFQIHLPNWIFVGFMTFVIAASANGTNFTDGLDSLVSVPIMTSMIFVGLVAYVSGNFIFSQYLSVPYLPGCDELFLIAMSIAGALLAYLWFNSPPAEIYMGDAGSVGFGAAIGIMFILVQAGLFYPIVCIIIIAEACSVLFQILWFKITKKATGTGRRIFLCAPLHHHYQKKWEGQFPSKPLMNSKIVWRMHLVSIFALIVSMVIFFGIR; this comes from the coding sequence ATGACCAGTATCGACCTTTTTGACGGTCGTTTGTTCCGTGCCGGTGTGGCAGCAATGCTTTCCATTATCATGGTTTTGGCTTTCATGCCCATCTATATTCGCAAGCTCCAGGCCCTGGACGCCACCAGCGATTTTGACAAGGATGGAAAGACCAAGTCTCCCCCGATCATGGGCGGCCTCCTGCTGGTTGTTGTGGTGGAAATCGTTTCCCTCCTGGTTTGCAAGATGAACGGCTACACCATCTCTACCTTGGCAGTGCTGGGCGCATTCTCTGCCGTGGGCGCTATTGATGATATCGCCAAGGTCCGCGCCAAGCGTTTGGTCAAGCTGGGTAAGCTGAAGGCTGCCGAATACATGGACAAGGCCGACGGCATTTCCAGTTCCCTCCGTTTGTTCCTCTATTTCTTGTTTAGCTTGGTGGTGGCCATTTTCTGCTACAAGTTCATACCTGAACTCAAGGGCGATCTGACGGTTCCTTTCTTCCCCCACGACGTTTTCCAGATTCACCTTCCCAACTGGATCTTCGTTGGTTTCATGACCTTTGTGATTGCAGCATCTGCTAACGGAACCAACTTTACCGACGGTCTGGACAGCCTTGTTTCCGTACCTATCATGACCAGCATGATTTTCGTGGGCCTCGTGGCTTATGTTAGCGGAAACTTCATCTTTAGCCAGTACCTGAGCGTTCCGTATCTGCCGGGCTGCGACGAACTGTTCCTTATCGCCATGTCCATTGCTGGCGCATTGCTAGCCTACCTGTGGTTCAACAGTCCTCCGGCAGAAATCTACATGGGCGACGCAGGCTCTGTGGGCTTTGGCGCTGCCATCGGTATCATGTTTATCTTGGTGCAGGCAGGTCTCTTCTACCCCATCGTTTGCATTATCATCATTGCAGAAGCTTGCTCCGTGCTGTTCCAGATTCTGTGGTTCAAGATCACCAAGAAGGCTACCGGAACCGGCCGACGCATTTTCCTTTGCGCACCGTTGCACCATCATTACCAGAAGAAGTGGGAAGGCCAGTTCCCCAGCAAGCCACTGATGAACTCCAAGATTGTGTGGAGAATGCACTTGGTGAGCATCTTTGCGCTGATTGTGAGCATGGTGATTTTCTTCGGGATTAGGTAG
- a CDS encoding UTP--glucose-1-phosphate uridylyltransferase, protein MLSEDMIQILKDAGQDDLLAHLEGLSGDARARLERDIMSQDWKELKALHAEKSAANLSDNVSSDLKPMPFKIASDDLRYDFWKETGEILLGKGQVAAFLVAGGQGSRLGFEGPKGMFDIGLPSHKSLFQLQAERLQNLGAQVGHAIPWCIMTSPLNHEATVNFFIENNFFGMDRQNVRFFEQGTICALTPDGKAVLDGEDHLALVPDGNGGCFRALAQSGSLAWLIERGVRYVFLYSVDNALCRVCDPAFIGALASEGFSMSASKVVHKANANEKVGIFAFQNRKPGVVEYSDLPEEYRDMTNPDGSLTFDGGNIAIHLFKIEGLRKLQTSKLPWHTARKTVCGIEKCWKFEQFLFDAFPQLGSMMPFGVVREEEFSPVKNAEGNDSPKTARNMIGQLHKEWLKKANVEVNPNKLYEVSPTLSYAGENLNRRTFERELGKSILEFDP, encoded by the coding sequence ATGCTTAGTGAAGATATGATTCAGATTTTGAAGGATGCAGGGCAGGATGATTTGCTGGCCCATTTGGAAGGTTTGAGTGGAGACGCTCGCGCTCGTTTGGAACGTGACATCATGAGTCAGGACTGGAAGGAACTGAAGGCTCTCCACGCAGAAAAGTCTGCAGCAAACTTGAGCGACAATGTCTCTTCCGACTTGAAGCCCATGCCCTTCAAGATTGCATCCGACGATCTTCGCTACGACTTCTGGAAGGAAACCGGTGAAATCCTTTTGGGCAAGGGCCAGGTGGCCGCTTTCCTCGTTGCCGGCGGACAAGGTTCCCGTCTGGGCTTCGAAGGTCCCAAGGGAATGTTCGACATCGGTCTCCCCAGCCACAAGAGTTTGTTCCAGTTGCAGGCAGAACGTTTGCAGAACCTGGGCGCACAGGTTGGCCACGCCATTCCCTGGTGCATCATGACCAGCCCGCTGAACCACGAAGCTACAGTCAACTTCTTTATCGAAAACAACTTCTTCGGTATGGACCGCCAGAATGTCCGTTTCTTTGAACAGGGCACCATCTGCGCTCTCACTCCCGATGGAAAGGCTGTTCTCGATGGTGAAGACCATTTGGCCCTGGTTCCAGATGGAAACGGCGGTTGCTTTAGAGCTTTGGCCCAGAGCGGTTCTCTCGCTTGGCTTATTGAACGTGGCGTGCGCTACGTGTTCCTTTACAGCGTAGATAACGCCCTCTGCCGCGTCTGCGATCCGGCCTTCATCGGGGCACTTGCCAGCGAAGGTTTCAGCATGAGTGCCTCTAAGGTGGTGCATAAGGCTAATGCCAACGAAAAGGTGGGCATCTTCGCCTTCCAGAATCGTAAGCCTGGTGTTGTGGAATACAGCGACCTTCCGGAAGAATACCGCGACATGACCAACCCCGACGGAAGCCTTACTTTCGACGGCGGCAACATTGCGATTCATCTGTTCAAGATCGAAGGTCTGCGCAAGCTGCAGACCAGCAAGCTTCCGTGGCACACCGCCCGCAAGACTGTTTGCGGCATTGAAAAGTGCTGGAAGTTTGAACAGTTCCTGTTTGACGCATTCCCGCAGTTGGGTTCCATGATGCCTTTCGGCGTCGTACGTGAAGAAGAATTCAGCCCGGTGAAGAATGCTGAAGGCAACGACAGCCCGAAGACTGCACGTAACATGATCGGTCAGCTCCACAAGGAATGGCTGAAGAAGGCCAACGTGGAAGTGAACCCCAACAAGCTTTACGAAGTCTCCCCCACCTTGAGCTACGCCGGCGAAAACCTGAACCGTCGTACCTTTGAACGCGAACTGGGCAAGAGCATTCTGGAGTTTGATCCCTAA
- a CDS encoding Cof-type HAD-IIB family hydrolase → MKILFSDLDGTLLTDDKRILDVDMAAIERMLSAGHKFLITTGRPLYSAKRLAQKYGFFKPGFFLVSFNGGLIYDCGTGESILTRNISVDDAKFIMDEAHRNGFHAHTYAGDLVISEYETEQLKNYCSIMGMDFLIVNDIREYFGQSNVQAAVPNAPINVVVRPNDDGSANSPIKVNVITPLDHSSLLDFRAEMRKTTEGKLFDVFSKPEMLEFSNLKTNKGDAVRFMADFYNVPLSETIACGDEENDCPMISAAGIGVAMANASEIAKSCAKYITKCDNNHGGIAEVIDKFVF, encoded by the coding sequence ATGAAGATTCTTTTTTCAGACTTAGATGGCACCTTGCTTACCGATGACAAGCGTATCCTGGATGTGGATATGGCTGCCATTGAACGCATGCTCTCCGCTGGTCACAAGTTCCTGATTACAACGGGTCGCCCTCTTTATAGCGCAAAAAGGTTGGCTCAAAAGTACGGCTTTTTCAAGCCGGGATTCTTTCTTGTCAGTTTCAACGGCGGGCTCATTTACGATTGCGGTACAGGTGAATCTATCCTTACCCGAAACATTTCCGTAGACGACGCCAAGTTCATCATGGACGAGGCTCACCGCAATGGTTTTCACGCCCACACTTACGCTGGTGACCTGGTGATTTCCGAATACGAGACGGAACAACTGAAGAATTACTGCTCCATCATGGGCATGGATTTCCTTATCGTAAATGACATTCGAGAGTACTTTGGACAAAGTAATGTTCAGGCTGCGGTACCCAATGCTCCCATCAATGTGGTCGTCAGGCCAAACGATGATGGTTCTGCAAATTCTCCCATCAAGGTGAACGTCATTACCCCCTTGGACCATTCCAGTCTTCTGGATTTTCGTGCAGAAATGCGCAAAACCACCGAGGGAAAGCTTTTTGACGTATTCAGCAAGCCTGAAATGCTGGAATTTTCCAATTTAAAGACCAATAAGGGCGATGCGGTCCGTTTTATGGCCGATTTTTACAATGTTCCTTTGTCAGAAACCATCGCCTGTGGTGACGAGGAAAACGATTGCCCCATGATTTCCGCCGCAGGAATCGGTGTTGCCATGGCCAATGCCTCGGAAATCGCCAAATCTTGTGCGAAATACATCACAAAATGTGATAATAATCATGGGGGCATTGCCGAGGTTATTGATAAGTTCGTTTTTTAG
- a CDS encoding NPCBM/NEW2 domain-containing protein, with amino-acid sequence MKKWLASLNLGGKHVCLACITLVILLLAFLIFNNSSVAFARRWDIEWGYYSILLTFILLVVGVVVNIPFIASNIKKFLPSGKGFCIFAGIALIFSVFMFANISNTHRVLSDETSWESMGLQMYFQHSGGVCNEGVWSDGVLDCKTEVNNFKGKALGFVYSLVFNFMEPNRDTALLVNYPFYLFSLLFFFLALSKWFKNEGAALAAVAFLGGMPIYLLQARSASTEVLYIFLLTALMAWYAFVPAAKVTWKHFLLTVPLLGFFAQTRQETVFAFIPFALFYYKYFLEKVYRLPAFVAAVILVSWPSINTMAAYRGYDFQGGEHAAHSLENMWFNLKTNIEIMMNLGQDRAFGGIMENPFYTSFTVILLVATVWLLVRAIVWKRYLRGLILGITFCAQIFVILLNVSGTFTIDINQRYVLVALPLFALIMALGLYDALTFATKMKVDAAGYIIMVVACVMAVGLMVYHGNSYRSNMLYYKNKLLAEEDYLDKALEGYPKNSIFIYARPWQMLASGHSSFSERTFMAWSTETFAQWLQYSNGNIYLVRGQDGYGELNRKSRVVGFKTTDQVDEILGQYKNERVLLEPKMFGYPLAIYKINSKKGVSNYEQNFSVSNMADHQFVLNKRFPETIPCKFYLNDELQNDMLMSVDADTLLVDSSKIKPGMNRGIFECVMPDNDTLKLKREEFVVAPNVLLLSDAKIHSFTQDWGQPQMNETVEHGKITLDKETFRYGIGSHASSRIVYKLPRSFDTFHAVIGLDDESACGDGAYFIVRGDGNNIYRSNRMYSTQKETIRVDVSGVRELELILDQGGKDRDCDHGDWAAAWLEAAK; translated from the coding sequence ATGAAAAAGTGGTTAGCTTCGTTGAATCTGGGCGGCAAGCATGTGTGCCTTGCCTGCATCACCTTGGTGATTTTGCTCCTTGCCTTTTTGATTTTCAATAACTCCTCCGTAGCCTTTGCCCGTCGCTGGGATATTGAGTGGGGTTATTACTCGATCCTCCTGACATTCATTCTGCTTGTTGTCGGTGTTGTGGTAAACATTCCGTTTATTGCGTCGAACATTAAAAAGTTCCTGCCCAGCGGAAAGGGCTTCTGCATTTTTGCAGGCATTGCCCTGATTTTCTCTGTATTCATGTTTGCTAACATCAGCAATACTCATCGAGTATTGAGTGATGAAACCAGCTGGGAATCCATGGGCCTGCAAATGTATTTCCAGCATTCGGGAGGCGTTTGTAATGAAGGTGTCTGGTCCGATGGTGTTCTGGATTGCAAGACCGAAGTGAACAACTTCAAGGGAAAGGCCCTTGGCTTTGTTTATTCCCTGGTGTTCAATTTCATGGAACCGAATCGTGATACCGCCTTGCTGGTGAACTATCCGTTCTACCTTTTCAGCTTGCTGTTCTTCTTCCTGGCTTTGTCCAAGTGGTTCAAAAATGAAGGCGCAGCCTTGGCGGCTGTTGCATTCCTTGGTGGCATGCCCATTTACTTGCTACAGGCCAGGTCCGCATCCACTGAAGTTCTCTACATCTTCTTGCTGACGGCTTTGATGGCCTGGTATGCCTTTGTGCCGGCAGCCAAGGTGACCTGGAAGCATTTCCTGCTGACGGTTCCTCTGCTGGGATTCTTTGCCCAGACTCGTCAGGAAACCGTTTTTGCCTTTATTCCTTTTGCTCTTTTCTACTACAAGTATTTCCTCGAAAAGGTTTACCGATTGCCGGCATTCGTGGCCGCGGTTATCCTTGTGAGCTGGCCTTCAATTAACACCATGGCTGCCTACCGTGGCTACGATTTCCAGGGGGGCGAACATGCAGCCCATTCCCTTGAGAACATGTGGTTCAATCTGAAGACCAATATCGAAATCATGATGAACCTGGGCCAGGATCGTGCCTTTGGCGGCATTATGGAAAACCCGTTCTACACCAGCTTTACGGTTATTTTGCTGGTGGCAACGGTGTGGCTCTTGGTCCGTGCCATCGTCTGGAAAAGATATTTACGCGGCTTGATCCTTGGCATTACCTTCTGTGCCCAGATTTTTGTGATCTTGCTGAATGTTTCCGGAACCTTCACTATCGATATTAACCAGCGTTATGTGTTGGTGGCCTTGCCGCTGTTTGCCTTGATTATGGCTCTCGGTTTGTACGACGCCCTTACCTTCGCCACCAAGATGAAGGTGGACGCCGCAGGATACATTATCATGGTGGTAGCTTGTGTCATGGCTGTGGGCCTTATGGTCTATCATGGCAATAGCTACCGCAGCAACATGCTGTATTACAAGAACAAGCTTCTTGCCGAGGAAGACTACCTGGACAAGGCTTTGGAAGGCTATCCCAAGAATTCCATCTTTATTTATGCTCGTCCTTGGCAGATGCTTGCTTCTGGACACAGTTCCTTTAGCGAAAGAACTTTCATGGCCTGGAGTACCGAAACTTTTGCACAGTGGCTGCAGTATTCCAATGGAAATATTTATCTGGTCCGTGGACAGGACGGCTATGGTGAATTGAACCGTAAGAGCCGTGTGGTTGGTTTCAAGACTACCGATCAGGTGGATGAAATTCTTGGACAGTACAAGAATGAACGTGTTCTCCTTGAACCTAAGATGTTTGGTTATCCCCTTGCGATATACAAGATCAATTCCAAGAAGGGAGTTTCCAACTACGAACAGAATTTCAGCGTGTCCAATATGGCGGACCATCAGTTTGTTTTGAACAAGAGATTCCCGGAAACTATTCCCTGCAAGTTCTATTTGAATGACGAATTGCAGAATGACATGCTGATGTCCGTGGATGCTGATACCTTGCTGGTGGATTCTTCGAAGATCAAGCCGGGTATGAACCGCGGAATCTTTGAATGTGTCATGCCGGATAACGATACCTTGAAGCTGAAGCGTGAAGAGTTCGTGGTCGCGCCTAATGTCTTGCTGCTGTCTGATGCCAAAATTCACAGCTTCACTCAGGACTGGGGACAGCCGCAGATGAACGAAACTGTGGAACATGGCAAGATTACCTTGGATAAGGAAACCTTCCGCTATGGTATTGGTTCCCATGCAAGTTCCAGAATTGTGTATAAGCTGCCTCGCAGTTTCGATACGTTCCATGCCGTGATTGGCTTGGATGACGAAAGTGCTTGTGGCGATGGTGCCTACTTCATTGTCCGTGGCGACGGAAACAATATTTACCGTAGCAACAGAATGTATTCCACTCAAAAGGAAACCATTCGCGTTGATGTTAGCGGCGTCCGTGAACTGGAACTGATTTTGGATCAGGGCGGAAAGGACCGAGATTGCGACCATGGCGACTGGGCTGCAGCCTGGTTGGAGGCCGCTAAGTGA
- a CDS encoding EAL domain-containing protein, whose product MGCIDKKRLDSTFDACTTLSAGAYVYVCELKSNVSRWSKGAVDFFGLPDEYIQDAEYVWGEHVHPEDRDYYSNSIMRTITGVDPSHDIQYRAKTCDGDYVLCSCQGTLLYDADGKPEYFCGTLRNNDVKGYIDEITNFRNQYGFLDDVKANNWNKLEQQIMLLGVSGFSHTNEIYGYTFGNRVLQKVADILREEVGNFGKVYRMDGTKFAIISHEAKVGDFILLYKEIKKRTTRDFYVEGHRVVLSLDAGAINVEHFDISVETIYSCLKYAYYESKNSHHGELYVLRDRLTDDNRFMIEKVNVIRNSIVDDCNGFFLCYQPIVDAKTETLKGAEALIRWKNDAYGVVPPIQFVDVLERDSLFPELGKWILKRAMLDAKKMLEKYPHFVVNVNLSYSQLEDGDFVSVVTRLLDETGFPPENLCLEITERCRLLDINLLKETFHVLRNKGIKIALDDFGTGYCSIEVLREISVNTVKIDRGFIMNIEKSHSDQNTVRFISELANSFQAEVCAEGIETQEMQQILLDYKIKSLQGYYYSKPVQAEDFFKKYC is encoded by the coding sequence ATGGGCTGTATCGATAAAAAACGACTGGATTCGACTTTTGATGCTTGTACGACATTGTCTGCTGGCGCATACGTCTATGTGTGCGAACTGAAGAGCAATGTTTCCCGCTGGTCGAAGGGCGCTGTCGATTTCTTCGGCCTTCCCGATGAGTATATCCAGGACGCGGAATACGTCTGGGGAGAACATGTCCACCCGGAAGACCGCGACTATTATTCCAATTCCATTATGCGCACCATTACCGGTGTAGATCCTAGCCACGACATTCAGTATCGCGCAAAGACCTGCGACGGCGACTATGTTCTCTGTTCTTGCCAGGGAACTCTCCTTTACGATGCCGACGGTAAGCCTGAATATTTCTGCGGAACCCTCCGTAATAACGACGTGAAGGGCTACATTGATGAAATCACCAATTTTCGCAACCAGTATGGATTTCTTGACGATGTAAAGGCCAATAACTGGAATAAGCTGGAGCAGCAGATTATGCTGCTGGGCGTTAGCGGCTTTTCACATACAAACGAAATTTACGGTTACACCTTTGGTAACCGTGTGCTCCAGAAGGTTGCCGACATCCTTCGCGAGGAAGTAGGCAACTTCGGCAAGGTCTACCGAATGGACGGCACCAAGTTCGCCATCATCAGCCACGAGGCCAAGGTGGGGGACTTTATTTTGCTGTATAAGGAAATCAAGAAGCGTACCACCCGAGACTTCTATGTGGAAGGCCATCGCGTTGTCCTTTCTCTGGATGCCGGCGCAATCAATGTGGAACATTTCGATATCAGTGTGGAAACCATTTATTCCTGCCTGAAGTATGCCTATTACGAATCCAAGAATTCTCATCATGGCGAACTGTACGTCTTGAGAGATCGCCTTACCGACGACAATCGCTTCATGATTGAAAAGGTCAATGTTATCCGTAATAGCATCGTTGATGATTGCAATGGATTTTTCCTGTGCTACCAGCCTATCGTGGATGCCAAGACCGAGACGCTGAAGGGCGCTGAAGCCCTGATCCGCTGGAAGAATGATGCTTACGGCGTGGTTCCTCCTATTCAATTTGTTGACGTCCTGGAACGGGATAGCCTGTTCCCAGAACTGGGCAAGTGGATTTTGAAACGCGCCATGCTGGACGCAAAGAAGATGCTGGAAAAGTATCCCCACTTTGTTGTCAATGTGAATTTGTCCTACTCCCAGCTTGAAGATGGGGACTTCGTCAGCGTGGTCACTAGGCTTCTTGACGAAACGGGTTTCCCTCCGGAGAACCTTTGTTTGGAAATTACTGAACGTTGCCGTCTGCTGGATATCAACTTGCTGAAGGAAACCTTCCACGTCCTCAGGAACAAGGGCATTAAGATCGCCTTGGATGATTTCGGTACGGGCTATTGCTCCATCGAAGTCCTTCGCGAAATTTCTGTGAACACGGTAAAGATCGACCGTGGCTTCATTATGAACATCGAAAAGAGTCATTCAGACCAGAATACAGTCCGATTCATTTCTGAATTGGCAAATTCCTTCCAGGCTGAAGTCTGCGCTGAGGGTATTGAAACCCAGGAAATGCAGCAGATTCTTTTGGATTACAAGATCAAGAGTCTTCAGGGGTATTACTACTCCAAACCGGTACAGGCAGAAGACTTCTTCAAAAAATATTGCTAA
- a CDS encoding glycosyl transferase family 28 produces the protein MKVLVAPLDWGLGHATRCIPVVREFLRQGAQVELAVVESNARLLRGAFPELRQRIAPSYNIVYPRNAYNMGLWLFKNGMHLNMVARFEHKFAEELQKRFHYDLILSDNRFGFFSNAAKSIYMTHQRRIAFPKALSSFEPVGQMWHAAVMKRFDEIWVPDYEAAPGLAGGMSHVARSPKPLKFVGPLSRFSKMNFDCADGRNVAGEQGAKPRYKFVAVVSGVEPARGRFEHLLKQAFAKIPGNHVIIQGRPAAGVNSWTEGNIQFYTHLPDAEFADVVRNSEWLVSRGGYSTVMDMAYLGAKCVFVPTPGQYEQDILAKELSRSCYANRISERKLSAESLMSMVEKRPHVRIPEPPKESPLAAAVKSVMEG, from the coding sequence GTGAAAGTCCTAGTTGCTCCATTGGACTGGGGCTTGGGACACGCTACCCGCTGCATTCCCGTGGTGAGGGAATTCTTGCGGCAGGGTGCCCAGGTGGAACTGGCCGTAGTTGAGTCTAACGCCCGCTTGTTGCGCGGCGCCTTTCCGGAATTGCGCCAGCGTATTGCACCGTCATACAATATTGTGTACCCGAGAAATGCTTACAACATGGGCTTGTGGCTTTTCAAGAATGGCATGCATTTGAATATGGTGGCTCGCTTTGAGCATAAGTTTGCCGAAGAATTGCAGAAACGTTTCCACTATGATTTGATATTGTCCGACAACCGTTTCGGTTTTTTCTCAAATGCGGCGAAGTCCATTTACATGACTCATCAGCGTCGTATTGCGTTCCCGAAGGCGCTGAGCTCTTTTGAACCTGTGGGCCAGATGTGGCATGCTGCAGTGATGAAGCGCTTTGATGAAATCTGGGTGCCGGATTACGAGGCTGCTCCTGGACTTGCTGGTGGAATGTCCCATGTGGCTCGCAGCCCGAAGCCTTTGAAGTTTGTGGGTCCGCTGTCTCGCTTTTCCAAAATGAATTTTGATTGCGCGGATGGCCGAAATGTTGCTGGTGAACAAGGTGCGAAACCGCGCTATAAGTTTGTAGCTGTAGTTTCCGGTGTGGAACCGGCTCGTGGCCGATTTGAACATTTGCTGAAACAGGCTTTCGCCAAGATTCCGGGCAATCATGTGATTATCCAGGGTCGCCCCGCAGCTGGAGTAAATTCTTGGACTGAAGGCAATATTCAGTTCTACACCCATTTGCCTGACGCAGAATTTGCAGACGTTGTCCGCAATTCCGAATGGCTGGTGTCCCGAGGCGGGTACAGTACCGTGATGGATATGGCTTACCTTGGTGCGAAGTGTGTGTTTGTCCCGACGCCGGGCCAGTATGAACAGGACATTCTTGCGAAGGAGTTAAGCCGTTCCTGCTATGCGAACCGCATTAGCGAACGTAAACTGAGTGCGGAGAGCCTGATGTCCATGGTTGAAAAGAGACCTCATGTCCGTATTCCTGAGCCTCCGAAGGAATCTCCCTTAGCCGCCGCAGTAAAATCCGTTATGGAAGGATAA